The proteins below come from a single Streptomyces tubercidicus genomic window:
- a CDS encoding ABC transporter ATP-binding protein — MIRFEQVSVTYGDAAAPAVQGVDLTVPEGELCLLVGPSGVGKSTVLNAVCGLVPHFTGGTLRGRVTVDGRDTRTHKPRELADVVGTVGQDPLAHFVTDTVEDELAYGMESLGLPPEVMRRRVEETLDLLGLAELRDRAITTLSGGQMQRVAIGSVLTTHPKVLVLDEPTSALDPAAAEEVLSVLQRLVHDLGTTVLLAEHRLERVVQYADQVILLPSPGAPPVMGTPADIMAVSPVHPPVVALGRLAHWSPLPLSVRDARRKAAPLREQLTGVSPHVPARSAGSSEAGASAASDAAAEVSGLGVLRGRTEVLHGVDLTVRAGETIALMGRNGAGKSTLLTTLVGMHQPSSGTVRVGDAVPHRTSPRALLRHVGLVPQEPRDLLYADTVAAECTAADEDAGAPAGSCRDLVARLLPDVPESVHPRDLSEGQRLALALAVVLTARPPLLLLDEPTRGLDYAAKARLIEVLRTLAAEGHAIVLATHDVELAAELAHRVVILADGEIVADGPTDEVVVSSPSFAPQVAKVLAPLPWLTVPQVARALEALA; from the coding sequence GTGATCCGGTTCGAGCAGGTCTCGGTCACTTACGGCGATGCCGCGGCGCCCGCCGTCCAGGGCGTCGACCTGACCGTCCCCGAGGGCGAACTGTGTCTCCTGGTCGGCCCCTCCGGCGTCGGCAAGTCCACCGTCCTGAACGCCGTCTGCGGCCTCGTCCCGCACTTCACCGGCGGCACCCTGCGCGGCCGGGTCACCGTCGACGGGCGCGACACCCGCACCCACAAACCGCGTGAACTGGCTGATGTCGTCGGCACCGTGGGCCAGGACCCCCTGGCGCACTTCGTCACGGACACCGTCGAGGACGAACTCGCCTACGGCATGGAATCCCTCGGCCTCCCTCCTGAGGTGATGCGCCGCCGCGTCGAGGAGACCCTCGACCTGCTGGGCCTGGCCGAGTTGCGCGACCGCGCGATCACCACGCTCTCGGGCGGACAGATGCAGCGGGTGGCGATCGGGTCGGTCCTCACCACCCACCCCAAGGTCCTGGTCCTCGACGAGCCGACCTCCGCGCTCGACCCCGCCGCCGCCGAGGAGGTGCTGTCCGTCCTCCAACGGCTGGTCCATGACCTCGGTACGACGGTCCTGCTGGCCGAACACCGCCTGGAGCGCGTGGTCCAGTACGCCGACCAGGTCATCCTCCTTCCCTCTCCGGGCGCGCCCCCGGTCATGGGCACCCCCGCCGACATCATGGCCGTCTCTCCCGTCCACCCCCCGGTCGTGGCCCTCGGCCGCCTCGCCCACTGGTCACCGCTCCCCCTCTCCGTCCGCGACGCCCGCCGCAAGGCCGCCCCGCTGCGCGAGCAGCTGACGGGGGTCTCGCCGCACGTCCCGGCGAGGAGCGCGGGGAGCAGCGAGGCAGGCGCCTCGGCGGCGTCGGACGCTGCCGCGGAGGTCTCGGGGCTCGGGGTGCTGCGAGGGCGGACCGAGGTGCTGCACGGGGTGGATCTGACCGTGCGGGCCGGCGAGACGATCGCTCTGATGGGGCGTAACGGTGCGGGGAAGTCCACTCTGCTCACCACCCTCGTCGGTATGCACCAGCCGTCGTCCGGCACCGTGCGGGTCGGCGACGCCGTCCCGCACCGCACCAGCCCCCGGGCCCTCCTACGGCATGTCGGCCTGGTCCCCCAGGAACCTCGTGACCTCCTCTACGCGGATACCGTCGCCGCCGAGTGCACCGCGGCCGACGAGGACGCGGGCGCCCCCGCGGGCAGCTGCCGGGATCTGGTCGCCCGGCTGCTGCCGGATGTCCCGGAATCCGTTCACCCCCGTGATCTGTCCGAGGGCCAACGGCTCGCCCTTGCCCTCGCGGTGGTGCTGACCGCCCGTCCACCGCTGCTCCTTCTCGACGAGCCCACCCGCGGCCTGGACTATGCCGCCAAGGCCCGTCTGATCGAGGTGCTGCGCACCCTGGCCGCCGAGGGCCACGCCATCGTGCTGGCCACCCATGACGTGGAACTCGCCGCTGAACTGGCACACCGTGTCGTCATCCTCGCCGACGGCGAGATCGTCGCCGACGGTCCCACCGACGAGGTCGTGGTCTCTTCTCCTTCCTTCGCGCCGCAGGTCGCCAAGGTCCTCGCCCCGCTGCCCTGGCTGACGGTTCCCCAGGTGGCCCGCGCCCTGGAGGCCCTCGCATGA
- a CDS encoding ferredoxin, translating into MGDRWQVVVDRSVCIGSGMCVAASPDGFRLDSARQSHPVAPETDAAEGVLAAAEGCPVEAITLTVVGSGEAVFPPEE; encoded by the coding sequence ATGGGGGACCGCTGGCAGGTGGTCGTGGACCGGAGCGTCTGCATCGGGTCGGGGATGTGTGTCGCGGCGTCGCCGGACGGCTTCCGGCTCGACTCGGCCCGGCAGTCGCATCCGGTGGCGCCGGAGACCGACGCCGCGGAGGGAGTCCTGGCCGCGGCCGAGGGGTGCCCCGTGGAGGCGATCACCCTCACCGTGGTTGGCAGCGGCGAGGCGGTGTTCCCACCGGAGGAGTGA
- a CDS encoding CbiQ family ECF transporter T component — protein sequence MSAPQATRTTALHAGAWWLWALGLATAASRTTDPLLLGLLVGVAGYVVAARRTDAPWARSYGAFVKLGLVVIAIRLLFAFFLGSPIPGTHTLVTLPEVPLPDWAKGVRIGGRVTAEGMVFALYDGLKLATLLICVGAANALANPARLLKSLPGALYEAGVAVVVAMTFAPNLVADVQRLRAARRLRGRPDRGFKALLQVGLPVLEGALERSVALAAAMDARGYGRSAQVPPAVRHTTSVLTLGGLLGVCAGTYGLLGDTGGGYGLPLLLAGLAAALAGLWLGGRRSVRSRYRPERWGARAWLVAGSGIAVAALMIWANDYAPTALHPPAVPLTTPVLPLWPAVSVLVGLLPAFVAPLPPGADRVASRASRGASSRGRRRATDVDVLTKEPTP from the coding sequence ATGAGCGCCCCGCAGGCGACCCGTACCACCGCGCTGCACGCCGGCGCCTGGTGGCTGTGGGCGCTGGGCCTGGCCACCGCCGCCTCCCGCACCACTGATCCACTGCTGCTGGGACTGCTGGTGGGCGTGGCCGGGTATGTCGTCGCGGCGCGTCGCACGGACGCGCCCTGGGCCCGCTCGTACGGGGCGTTCGTCAAGCTCGGGCTGGTCGTGATCGCCATCCGGTTGCTCTTCGCCTTCTTCCTGGGCTCGCCGATCCCCGGTACGCACACCCTCGTCACGCTGCCCGAAGTGCCGCTGCCGGACTGGGCGAAGGGCGTCCGGATCGGCGGCCGGGTCACGGCCGAGGGCATGGTCTTCGCTTTGTACGACGGGCTGAAACTGGCCACTCTCCTCATCTGCGTGGGCGCCGCCAATGCGCTCGCCAACCCGGCCCGGCTGTTGAAGTCCCTGCCCGGTGCGCTCTACGAGGCGGGCGTCGCGGTCGTCGTCGCCATGACCTTCGCACCGAACCTGGTCGCCGATGTCCAGCGGCTGCGCGCCGCCCGCCGGCTGCGCGGGCGTCCCGACCGCGGGTTCAAGGCGCTGCTCCAGGTCGGACTGCCGGTACTGGAGGGCGCGCTGGAGCGTTCGGTGGCGCTGGCCGCCGCCATGGACGCGCGCGGTTACGGCCGCAGCGCCCAAGTCCCGCCTGCCGTACGCCATACCACCTCCGTCCTCACCCTCGGCGGGCTGCTCGGTGTCTGCGCGGGAACCTATGGACTGCTGGGGGACACCGGAGGCGGCTACGGGCTGCCGCTGCTGCTCGCCGGGCTGGCGGCGGCGCTCGCCGGGCTGTGGCTCGGTGGCCGCCGGTCGGTGCGCAGCCGCTACCGGCCCGAGCGGTGGGGCGCTCGCGCCTGGCTGGTCGCGGGCTCCGGCATCGCCGTCGCCGCCCTGATGATCTGGGCGAACGACTACGCGCCGACCGCGCTGCACCCGCCCGCCGTCCCGCTCACCACCCCCGTTCTCCCCCTCTGGCCGGCCGTTTCCGTTCTCGTGGGACTGCTGCCCGCGTTCGTCGCCCCGCTCCCGCCGGGCGCGGACCGTGTCGCGTCCCGAGCCTCCCGTGGTGCCTCCTCCCGTGGGCGTCGCCGCGCCACTGATGTCGATGTGCTGACGAAGGAGCCCACCCCGTGA
- a CDS encoding TetR family transcriptional regulator has translation MTTESKAARPTLPASPPLTERQEARRRRILHTSAKLASRGGFDAVQMREVAESSGVALGTLYRYFPSKVHLLVATMQDQLQHMHETLRKRPPSEQDPGARVAQTLMRAFRALQREPHLADAMVRALTFADRSVSPEVDTVSRLTTAIILDAMGLDGPATPEQLSAVRVIEHTWHSALITWLSGRASIAQVKIDIETVCRLIDVTSPEGGR, from the coding sequence ATGACTACGGAATCCAAGGCGGCCAGACCGACCCTTCCCGCGAGTCCACCCCTGACCGAGCGTCAGGAGGCCCGGCGCCGCCGCATCCTGCACACCAGCGCCAAGCTGGCGTCCCGTGGCGGTTTCGACGCCGTACAGATGCGCGAGGTCGCCGAGTCCTCGGGCGTCGCGCTGGGCACCCTCTACCGCTACTTCCCCTCAAAGGTGCATCTGCTGGTCGCCACCATGCAGGACCAGCTCCAGCACATGCACGAAACGCTGCGCAAACGCCCGCCGTCGGAGCAGGACCCGGGCGCACGGGTCGCCCAGACCCTGATGCGGGCCTTCCGCGCGCTCCAGCGCGAGCCGCATCTGGCGGACGCCATGGTGCGCGCACTGACCTTCGCGGACCGCTCCGTCAGCCCCGAGGTGGACACCGTCTCCCGGCTGACCACCGCGATCATCCTCGACGCGATGGGGCTGGACGGTCCCGCCACCCCCGAACAGCTCTCCGCGGTCCGGGTCATCGAGCACACCTGGCACTCGGCCCTGATCACCTGGCTGTCCGGCCGCGCCTCGATCGCCCAGGTGAAAATAGACATCGAGACGGTCTGCCGACTGATCGACGTCACGTCACCGGAGGGCGGGCGCTAG
- a CDS encoding prenyltransferase/squalene oxidase repeat-containing protein, with protein MAPMASMAQQAPLTHPAAYLARRAATALAAAVVLGAAAAPAAYADAPSASPKKLPDGLYGTTDPKFDGVWRQSLALLAQDTVGVRPAASAVHWLAGQQCADGSFTAFRAEPGKTCDAKTMRDTNQTAAAVQALAALGGHGDAVQKAVGWLKSVQNDDGGWSSMPGSASDANSTSVVIGALAAAGEKPRSVTSKKGGKTPYDGLLTFQLGCDAKEGERGAFTFQLKGAAPNADATAAAATGALGKGFVVAPAGERANTPVKPLTCKDGEGEKSGEPGRAAAGGDAYLVAQLDKNGQHLLSAMPGAEKQPDVGNTADAVVALAAGGHGAAAAKPLKWLEKNAADWAKQSGPAAYAQLVLAAHATGTDPRSFGGTDLVAKLNATGPKPAAAQKKDSEDAAKDGGGIGLWWVIGVGLAIGAGIGFLLSSRKKNQL; from the coding sequence ATGGCCCCCATGGCTTCCATGGCTCAGCAGGCCCCCCTGACGCATCCCGCCGCCTACCTGGCGCGCCGCGCTGCCACGGCGCTGGCAGCAGCGGTGGTGCTGGGTGCGGCCGCTGCCCCGGCCGCGTACGCCGACGCCCCGTCCGCGTCCCCCAAGAAGCTGCCGGACGGCCTGTACGGCACCACGGACCCGAAGTTCGACGGGGTGTGGCGGCAGTCGCTCGCGCTGCTGGCGCAGGACACGGTGGGGGTGCGGCCCGCGGCGTCGGCCGTGCACTGGCTGGCCGGGCAGCAGTGCGCCGACGGCTCGTTCACCGCCTTCCGCGCCGAGCCCGGCAAGACCTGTGACGCCAAGACGATGCGGGACACCAACCAGACGGCCGCCGCGGTGCAGGCGCTGGCCGCGCTCGGCGGGCACGGCGACGCCGTGCAGAAGGCCGTGGGCTGGCTGAAATCGGTGCAGAACGACGATGGCGGCTGGAGCTCGATGCCCGGTTCGGCCAGCGACGCCAACTCCACGTCCGTGGTGATCGGCGCCCTCGCGGCGGCGGGCGAGAAGCCGCGGTCCGTGACCTCGAAGAAGGGCGGCAAGACCCCCTACGACGGGCTGCTCACCTTCCAGCTGGGCTGCGACGCGAAGGAGGGCGAGCGCGGTGCGTTCACCTTCCAGCTCAAGGGCGCCGCCCCGAACGCCGACGCCACCGCGGCCGCCGCGACCGGAGCGCTCGGCAAGGGCTTTGTCGTCGCCCCCGCAGGCGAACGGGCAAACACTCCTGTCAAGCCGCTGACCTGCAAGGACGGCGAGGGCGAGAAGAGCGGCGAGCCGGGGCGGGCCGCGGCGGGCGGCGACGCCTACCTCGTCGCGCAGCTCGACAAGAACGGGCAGCATCTGCTCTCCGCGATGCCGGGCGCCGAGAAGCAGCCCGATGTCGGCAACACCGCCGATGCCGTGGTGGCGCTGGCGGCCGGTGGGCACGGTGCCGCCGCCGCGAAGCCGCTGAAGTGGCTGGAGAAGAACGCGGCGGACTGGGCCAAGCAGAGCGGGCCCGCCGCGTACGCCCAGCTGGTGCTGGCCGCGCACGCCACCGGCACCGACCCGCGCTCCTTCGGAGGCACCGACCTGGTGGCCAAGCTCAACGCCACCGGCCCCAAGCCGGCCGCCGCCCAGAAGAAGGACAGCGAAGACGCCGCCAAGGACGGCGGCGGGATCGGGCTGTGGTGGGTCATCGGCGTCGGCCTCGCCATCGGCGCCGGTATCGGGTTCCTGCTGAGCAGCCGTAAGAAGAACCAGCTCTGA
- a CDS encoding aldehyde dehydrogenase, with translation MSDLVEHGKLYIGGEWADPAGRDTIEVVSPHTEQVIGRVPHASRDDVDRAVAAARTSFASGVWANAPLADRIAVVTRIKDAFAARSEEIAKVISAENGTPFTSGVMVQSLAAMLVWDAALTVARDFPFEERRDGVLGPLLVRREPAGVVAAVVPWNVPQFTAAAKLAPALLAGCSVVLKVSPETPLDAYLLAEIVTEAGLPEGVLSILPADREVSEYLVGHPGVDKVSFTGSVAAGKRVMEVAARNLSRVTLELGGKSAAVILPDADLDAAVAGIVPFAWMINGQACVAQTRILAPRSHYDEIAERFTAAASALTVGDPLDPATEVGPLVARRQQQRSLDYIALGQQEGAKVLTGGGRPKGQTTGWYVEPTLFGEVANSMRIAREEIFGPVICLLPYDDEAEAVRIANDSDYGLSGSVWTADVDHGIEIARQVRTGTYSVNTFSIDMLGPFGGYKNSGIGREFGPEGFGEYLEHKMIHLPAGA, from the coding sequence ATGAGCGACCTCGTCGAGCACGGAAAGCTCTACATAGGCGGTGAGTGGGCCGATCCGGCGGGCCGGGACACGATCGAGGTCGTCTCGCCGCACACCGAACAGGTCATCGGCCGGGTGCCGCACGCCTCACGGGACGACGTCGACCGTGCGGTGGCCGCGGCCCGTACGTCCTTCGCGTCCGGGGTGTGGGCGAACGCCCCGCTGGCGGACCGGATCGCGGTCGTGACCCGTATCAAGGACGCCTTCGCGGCCCGCAGCGAGGAGATCGCCAAGGTCATCAGCGCGGAGAACGGCACCCCGTTCACCTCCGGCGTCATGGTGCAGTCGCTGGCCGCGATGCTGGTGTGGGACGCGGCGCTGACCGTGGCCCGCGACTTCCCGTTCGAGGAGCGGCGGGACGGGGTACTGGGGCCGCTGCTGGTGCGGCGGGAGCCGGCCGGGGTGGTCGCGGCCGTGGTGCCGTGGAACGTCCCGCAGTTCACCGCCGCCGCCAAGCTCGCGCCGGCGCTGCTGGCCGGCTGCTCGGTGGTGCTGAAGGTGTCACCGGAGACCCCGCTGGACGCGTATCTTCTCGCGGAGATCGTGACGGAGGCCGGGCTGCCGGAGGGCGTGCTGTCGATCCTCCCGGCGGACCGCGAGGTGAGCGAGTACCTGGTCGGGCACCCGGGCGTGGACAAGGTGTCGTTCACCGGTTCGGTGGCGGCGGGCAAGCGGGTCATGGAGGTCGCGGCCCGCAACCTCAGCCGGGTCACGCTGGAACTCGGTGGCAAGTCCGCCGCGGTGATCCTGCCGGACGCGGATCTGGACGCGGCGGTGGCCGGCATCGTGCCGTTCGCCTGGATGATCAACGGCCAGGCGTGTGTGGCCCAGACGCGGATCCTCGCGCCGCGCAGCCACTACGACGAGATCGCCGAGCGGTTCACCGCGGCGGCCTCGGCGCTCACCGTTGGCGACCCGCTGGATCCGGCCACCGAAGTCGGCCCGCTGGTGGCCCGTCGTCAGCAGCAGCGCTCACTGGACTACATCGCGCTCGGACAGCAGGAGGGGGCCAAGGTGCTGACCGGCGGCGGCCGCCCCAAGGGGCAGACCACGGGCTGGTACGTCGAGCCGACCCTCTTCGGCGAGGTCGCCAACTCCATGCGGATCGCCCGTGAGGAGATCTTCGGCCCGGTCATCTGTCTGCTGCCGTACGACGATGAGGCGGAGGCGGTACGGATCGCCAACGACTCCGACTACGGGCTCTCCGGCTCGGTGTGGACGGCCGATGTCGACCACGGCATCGAGATCGCGCGGCAGGTGCGCACCGGTACGTACTCCGTGAACACCTTCAGCATCGACATGCTCGGCCCGTTCGGCGGCTACAAGAACTCCGGCATCGGGCGGGAGTTCGGGCCCGAGGGCTTCGGCGAATATCTGGAGCACAAGATGATCCATCTCCCGGCGGGTGCCTGA
- a CDS encoding MBL fold metallo-hydrolase: MNTQVTDHKGGVWSIAVPIPDNPLGHTLVHLLETDRGPVLIDTGWDDPDSWDALVAGVTACGFDVTDLHGVLITHHHPDHHGLSAKVREASGAWIAMHAADAEAVRRTREAEPEQWLDYLLAKLSAAGAPDDHLAPLRKARATGGGRKLPGRRAALPDRGIGPGELLDLPGRRVRAIWTPGHTPGHVCLHLEEAHPSAPAPGFGRLFSGDHLLPGITPHIGLYEAPDGEARPPGPHDLDSSAEDPLGDYLDSLERVGRLAPAEVLPAHQHAFTDAGGRVRALIAHHEERLARLRVLLQEPRTVWQLATAMEWNRPWEQIPYGSRNIAISEAEAHLRRLVKQGRAERVPGSDPVRYQAV, encoded by the coding sequence ATGAACACACAGGTGACCGACCACAAGGGCGGGGTGTGGAGCATCGCCGTCCCCATCCCGGACAACCCGCTCGGCCACACCCTCGTCCACCTCCTGGAGACCGACCGCGGGCCGGTGCTCATCGACACCGGCTGGGACGACCCGGACTCCTGGGACGCCCTCGTCGCCGGGGTCACCGCCTGCGGATTCGACGTCACCGACCTCCACGGCGTCCTGATCACCCACCACCACCCCGACCACCACGGTCTGTCCGCCAAGGTCCGGGAGGCCTCCGGCGCCTGGATCGCGATGCACGCCGCCGACGCCGAGGCGGTCCGCCGCACGCGCGAGGCCGAACCGGAGCAGTGGCTCGACTACCTGCTCGCCAAGCTCTCGGCGGCGGGCGCACCGGACGACCATCTGGCGCCCCTGCGGAAGGCACGCGCCACAGGGGGCGGCCGGAAACTGCCCGGCCGACGGGCCGCGCTGCCGGACCGCGGTATCGGCCCCGGCGAACTGCTCGATCTGCCGGGGCGCCGGGTGCGCGCCATCTGGACGCCCGGTCACACCCCCGGGCATGTGTGCCTCCACCTGGAGGAGGCACACCCCTCGGCGCCGGCCCCTGGCTTCGGCCGGCTGTTCTCCGGCGATCACCTCCTGCCCGGCATCACCCCGCACATCGGCCTGTACGAGGCCCCGGACGGCGAGGCGCGCCCTCCCGGCCCGCACGACCTGGACAGCTCGGCGGAGGACCCGCTGGGCGACTACCTCGACTCCCTCGAACGCGTCGGCCGGCTCGCCCCCGCCGAGGTGCTGCCCGCCCATCAGCACGCCTTCACGGACGCCGGCGGCCGGGTGCGGGCGCTCATCGCCCACCACGAGGAGCGGCTGGCCCGGCTGAGAGTCCTTCTCCAGGAACCGCGCACGGTGTGGCAGCTCGCCACGGCCATGGAGTGGAACCGTCCCTGGGAGCAGATCCCCTACGGCTCCCGCAATATCGCCATCTCGGAGGCCGAGGCCCATCTGCGCCGTCTGGTGAAGCAGGGGCGCGCGGAGCGGGTACCGGGCTCGGATCCGGTGCGGTATCAGGCGGTGTGA
- a CDS encoding SCO2322 family protein: MRGTRIAGAVLLAGTVTGLAAGPAQAQEYRYWSFWDGKGGTWTYATEGPATQRPADGAVAGFRFTVGADSAAAGKPRTAAGFDAICGDTPAKEGRKRIGIVLDFGTAADAPGGERPPKARTECAQVSEDASAGEALAAVARPLRYDANALLCGIAGYPKAGCAESVNGSEKGSKDGSESKGSGADAAPSTGAAEGRAGGGDGSGDGGPSAGLLGGVAAVVVLGAAAVWQARRRRG, from the coding sequence ATGCGGGGTACCAGGATCGCCGGCGCCGTGCTGCTGGCCGGTACGGTCACCGGCCTGGCCGCCGGGCCCGCCCAGGCGCAGGAGTACCGCTACTGGTCGTTCTGGGACGGCAAGGGCGGCACCTGGACGTACGCCACCGAGGGGCCGGCCACCCAGCGGCCGGCCGATGGTGCGGTCGCGGGCTTCCGCTTCACCGTCGGCGCCGATTCCGCCGCGGCCGGCAAGCCGCGCACGGCCGCCGGCTTCGACGCGATCTGCGGTGACACCCCCGCCAAGGAGGGCCGCAAGCGGATCGGCATCGTCCTGGACTTCGGCACGGCGGCGGACGCGCCCGGCGGCGAGCGGCCGCCGAAGGCCAGGACGGAGTGTGCCCAGGTGTCCGAGGACGCGTCGGCGGGCGAGGCGTTGGCGGCGGTCGCCCGGCCGCTGCGCTATGACGCCAACGCCTTGCTGTGTGGCATCGCCGGCTATCCGAAGGCGGGGTGCGCGGAGTCGGTGAACGGGTCGGAGAAGGGATCGAAGGACGGGTCGGAGTCGAAAGGGTCCGGGGCCGACGCCGCACCGTCCACAGGGGCGGCGGAGGGCCGTGCCGGCGGAGGCGACGGGAGCGGTGACGGCGGGCCGTCCGCCGGGCTGCTCGGCGGGGTCGCGGCCGTCGTCGTCCTGGGTGCGGCAGCGGTGTGGCAGGCACGCCGCCGACGCGGATGA
- a CDS encoding ECF transporter S component, whose protein sequence is MTVPPPRPEDLGPVSGSSDPGPGSGSGSGSGSDPGRPAAGPRSSPGRQARAVRLGPRSIAALALISAIGVMAFGWPLLADSASGLAHSKDAPWLFAALLPMLLAVVVATIADTGLDAKAIAMLGVLAAAGAAMRPLGAGTAGIEPMFFLMVLSGRVLGPGFGFVLGSVAMFASALLTGGVGPWMPFQMLTMGWVSMGAGLLPGPDRLRGRGELAVLAAYGAVAAVLYGLVMNLQGWPYIGGLASGVSFVPGDPLDQNLARYLAYCLATSLGWDLPRAVVTVILTCTLGGTVLRALRRATRRAAFDVPTSFAPDPPRGTPAR, encoded by the coding sequence ATGACCGTGCCCCCACCCCGCCCGGAGGACCTCGGGCCTGTTTCCGGCTCCAGCGACCCCGGCCCCGGCTCCGGCTCCGGCTCCGGCTCCGGATCCGACCCTGGGCGGCCAGCCGCCGGGCCCCGCTCCAGCCCCGGCCGCCAGGCCCGTGCCGTTCGGCTCGGTCCCCGCTCCATCGCCGCGCTGGCCCTGATCTCGGCCATCGGTGTGATGGCTTTCGGCTGGCCGCTGCTCGCCGACTCCGCCTCCGGGCTCGCCCATTCCAAGGACGCGCCCTGGCTGTTCGCCGCGCTGCTGCCGATGCTGCTCGCCGTGGTCGTGGCGACGATCGCGGACACCGGGCTGGACGCCAAGGCCATCGCCATGCTCGGTGTACTGGCCGCGGCCGGGGCCGCGATGCGCCCGCTGGGCGCGGGGACGGCCGGCATCGAGCCGATGTTCTTCCTGATGGTGTTGTCGGGGCGGGTGCTCGGGCCCGGGTTCGGGTTCGTACTCGGTTCCGTCGCGATGTTCGCGTCGGCGCTGCTGACCGGCGGTGTCGGCCCCTGGATGCCGTTCCAGATGCTGACGATGGGGTGGGTATCGATGGGCGCCGGCCTGCTGCCGGGGCCCGACCGGCTGCGCGGCCGGGGTGAACTCGCTGTGCTCGCCGCCTACGGTGCTGTCGCCGCCGTCCTCTACGGCCTGGTCATGAACCTTCAAGGCTGGCCCTATATCGGCGGTCTGGCCTCCGGCGTCTCCTTCGTCCCCGGCGACCCGCTCGACCAGAACCTCGCCCGCTATCTCGCCTACTGCCTTGCCACCTCCCTCGGTTGGGACCTGCCCCGGGCCGTGGTCACCGTGATCCTCACCTGCACACTCGGGGGCACCGTCCTCAGGGCCCTACGCCGTGCCACCCGCCGCGCGGCCTTCGATGTCCCCACCTCCTTCGCTCCCGATCCACCCCGGGGGACCCCCGCTCGGTGA